One segment of Triticum aestivum cultivar Chinese Spring chromosome 2A, IWGSC CS RefSeq v2.1, whole genome shotgun sequence DNA contains the following:
- the LOC123191220 gene encoding uncharacterized protein isoform X3, whose amino-acid sequence MVKIQDASTSSGPAMDDPDATSLEAAMQVPITVMLGPMGPLLRRLHALMAPRQSLALALLSADDIRLLNDGLKDLCISLKNMSEDEEASFTNRWWMKIARELCYDAEDHLDEVVRASAHLDFSELLARVKDAKERRERFKWFPLKVIEPADTDSGEVGVSRLTSQMSPELPAPMCVDVDTGIARSTVGAVELPNKLLELLALDDDNKTGLKVIPINGCAGVGKTTAARGMYHRHGGKFQCRAFVIVSRNPDMRRFLTSMLSQVKAPLLIGFPDVPDLIDAIRKHLQGKRYFIVIDDLWTASVWNIISRAFPRGDYCSRIITTTQLDDVALACCSYDSDHIYKMAPLNDHQSRNLFFGRVFGSEDACPTDIKEDSYKIIRKCGCLPLAIVSIASLLASESNIAREKWKHIQDSLSSTSEGMKDLVSLMYNSLPPRLRTCLLYLNMYQQGYVIKKDVLVKQWVAEGFLNAVEGRDTEEIAEGYFDELVSKGMVQAVDTSTNGEVLSCTVHQIVLDFIRHKSMEENFVITVDYFQSTVALPDKVRRLSVQFGGVKSAYIPESIVTSQVRSLIFWGFVECVPSITDYGLLRVLILHIWADEDNESFDLSGMGELFLLKYLEIECNITVKLPDKDKIQWLQHLETLQVDASLSEVPSDIVNMKRLLHIRLRSEYILPSVAAHMTSLRTLGYFDIGSHSEENVLHLGRLTNLQDLQLTWSTVGPAEKLAKNVQLLGSILEKLTFCHSLTLVPAASGSSCVNIPEDGFSMGFPPPGLLLRRMELSWRCCVFFSLPKWFEELNKLSILKIGIRRLLREDIDLLKGLPALTALSLYIQTVPALTALTLYIHTISGGCIVIDKGGFQALTYFKFMCAEPCLFFVQGAMPRVQKLVIGFNSSKWKPHTFGTAGFCHLTGLTEVSVKLGTWGTDELDINDAESKLVTAVSNHTNSPISRVQFVDMISYGVDDKRTATEEKRGGGGVDKFGMKAAESASYSRISNHMNSSINSSQWSDVISCGSGNKSSIAEEVEEKLHQIRDRQKKKRERSVEQPSVLSFFPEKEVENPYEIEYRNKKIKYLEERVHKPLVNTRYVRKDGASTPLKHRTQSANLVTGAFSSLLPKILELLNDKYDLRMDIKKNIESLYKELEGMQAVLHDLARREQAQLDAVVMIWAKEVRDLSYNVEDMIDSLTGEEIRGLSEKTPFFFLVNDTDFIYENREKVINEIREKVKGVASRREKYKVDDRIVAAYPKATDNVDPPLLDLFQESEEVIGIEAQVEEVIRQLKGHDWDNNNNKLKIVSIVGMAGSGKTTLAKAIAKAVPKEVLHDTVFVSVSQDPNMKRVLMDILLQIDEREYRSLTGSTFDAKLLINIIRRVIGSKRYFIVIDDIWDVKSWKFIKDALDTRCGSRVVITTRLLEVAVNAGDVYKLKALSHSHSGELFNTRLFGGKDNVPRVVPEVFPEDYLITEETLIWKWAAEGLIVEEPGRGLFEIGDGYFKELIDSSVVMPVEDDSDYGTIVGCRVHYLVFDMICSLSAIENFVTIEDGSSQYSLIESKQARRLGIQKWTTENGDPLANIGSRSLRSFNTTGCRFSVELSLSRFKLLRVIAIEECTLLDGDLSPLGKLILLRYLGLYHTLIKKLPEDIGELIYLQTLDLRGTRVHGLPWEVTQISQLKCLRADGDTAMPYGMGKLTSLEELRLGAIDTSADFVDGLGRLTELRELEIRINQLDVNEAGALVQSLKKLEKIQVLRLVGFPWPPSRVDELNWGNFDPPQQLRELHLSIPSTRLPAWVHVSRVPMLSHLVVSLKSKEDQDLDILGALPELSSLQLVLPSKVVLSITGRSGAFPRLRYFRTSVPAKFLRGAMPTLEFLHFDANFDFDPDFAASTLGNLPSLQKVEVEITSNALSFESMNEVMKRAVDQHRNHPSLRVIKVDHVHAGFLEQFKWPATRHIAVILGGSSSRVTTQHWQS is encoded by the exons ATGGTAAAGATTCAAGATGCCTCCACGTCCTCTGGGCCAGCGATGGATGATCCTGATGCTACTTCCCTTGAGGCAGCGATGCAAGTTCCTATTACTGTCATGCTGGGGCCCATGGGACCCCTCCTCCGGAGACTCCATGCGCTCATGGCTCCCCGACAGAGTCTCGCGCTAGCTCTGCTCAGCGCGGATGATATCCGCCTTCTCAATGATGGTCTCAAGGATTTATGCATCTCCCTAAAGAATATGTCAGAAGACGAGGAGGCTAGCTTCACCAATCGGTGGTGGATGAAGATAGCTCGAGAACTTTGTTATGACGCGGAGGATCACCTGGACGAGGTCGTCAGAGCCAGCGCTCATCTCGATTTTTCAGAATTACTTGCTCGGGTGAAGGATGCGAAGGAAAGACGTGAACGTTTCAAGTGGTTTCCTCTCAAAGTCATCGAACcagctgacactgacagtggggaAGTCGGAGTCAGCCGCCTCACCTCCCAAATGTCTCCAGAGCTGCCAGCTCCCATGTGTGTCGATGTTGACACGGGCATTGCCCGTAGCACAGTTGGTGCTGTGGAGCTGCCAAACAAGCTTCTCGAGCTGCTGGCTTTAGACGACGACAACAAGACAGGTCTCAAGGTGATACCTATAAACGGATGTGCAG GTGTTGGAAAGACAACAGCTGCCAGAGGCATGTATCACAGGCATGGAGGGAAATTTCAGTGTCGGGCTTTCGTAATCGTCTCACGGAACCCAGATATGAGGAGGTTTCTCACTAGCATGCTCTCACAGGTAAAGGCACCACTGCTCATTGGCTTTCCTGATGTACCGGACCTTATTGATGCTATCAGAAAACATCTGCAAGGCAAAAG GTACTTCATTGTAATTGATGATTTATGGACCGCATCAGTATGGAATATTATTAGCCGTGCTTTTCCACGTGGTGATTATTGCAGCAGAATAATAACAACCACACAACTTGATGATGTAGCATTGGCATGCTGCAGTTATGACTCAGACCATATATATAAGATGGCACCTCTTAATGATCACCAGTCTAGAAACTTATTCTTTGGTAGAGTGTTTGGCTCTGAAGATGCATGTCCAACAGATATCAAAGAAGATTCGTACAAGATTATCAGGAAATGTGGTTGTTTGCCATTAGCAATTGTAAGTATAGCTAGTCTGCTGGCAAGCGAATCAAACATCGCAAGGGAAAAGTGGAAACACATACAAGATTCTTTGTCGTCCACTTCCGAAGGGATGAAAGATCTTGTCAGCCTTATGTACAACAGTCTTCCACCTCGTTTGAGGACATGCTTGCTATATCTGAACATGTATCAACAGGGCTACGTGATCAAGAAGGATGTGTTGGTGAAGCAGTGGGTCGCTGAAGGTTTTCTCAATGCCGTGGAAGGGCGAGACACAGAAGAAATTGCTGAGGGTTACTTTGATGAGCTTGTCAGCAAAGGAATGGTCCAAGCCGTGGACACCAGTACTAACGGCGAGGTGTTGTCATGTACAGTTCACCAGATTGTACTGGATTTTATTAGGCACAAATCCATGGAGGAGAATTTTGTCATCACTGTGGACTATTTTCAATCAACTGTAGCACTTCCTGACAAAGTTCGCCGGTTGTCCGTCCAGTTTGGAGGGGTAAAAAGTGCATACATACCGGAAAGCATTGTAACATCCCAAGTTCGATCACTTATATTTTGGGGTTTCGTTGAGTGTGTACCTTCCATTACAGACTATGGACTTCTGCGAGTTTTGATTCTTCATATTTGGGCTGATGAAGACAACGAGAGTTTTGACCTCTCTGGAATGGGGGAGCTTTTTCTTCTCAAATATCTCGAGATTGAATGTAATATCACCGTCAAGCTTCCAGACAAAGACAAGATTCAATGGCTGCAACACTTGGAGACATTGCAAGTTGATGCAAGTTTATCTGAAGTTCCATCAGATATTGTTAATATGAAGAGATTACTGCACATCCGCCTTCGGAGCGAGTATATTTTGCCCAGTGTAGCTGCCCACATGACATCTCTTCGCACTCTGGGGTATTTTGATATCGGCAGTCACTCAGAAGAGAATGTATTACATCTTGGTCGGCTGACCAATCTTCAGGATCTTCAGCTCACATGGTCTACAGTGGGGCCAGCAGAAAAACTGGCAAAGAATGTGCAACTCCTAGGCTCGATTCTCGAGAAACTCACCTTCTGTCATTCCCTAACTCTGGTACCAGCTGCTTCAGGCTCCTCGTGTGTAAAtattcctgaggatggcttcagcATGGGGTTTCCTCCTCCAGGCCTTCTTCTTCGCAGGATGGAGTTGTCGTGGCGCTGTTGCGTCTTCTTCAGCCTCCCAAAGTGGTTTGAAGAGCTCAACAAACTCAGCATTCTAAAGATTGGAATTAGAAGGCTGTTGAGGGAAGATATTGATCTCCTGAAAGGACTGCCTGCCCTCACTGCTCTCAGCCTGTATATCCAGACAGTTCCTGCCCTCACTGCTCTCACCCTATATATCCACACAATTTCCGGAGGATGCATCGTCATTGACAAGGGGGGGTTCCAAGCACTCACGTACTTCAAGTTCATGTGCGCTGAACCATGCCTGTTTTTTGTACAAGGAGCAATGCCCAGAGTCCAAAAGCTCGTGATAGGGTTCAATTCAAGCAAATGGAAACCACATACCTTTGGAACTGCTGGCTTCTGTCACTTAACAGGCCTTACAGAGGTCTCTGTAAAACTTGGGACCTGGGGTACTGATGAATTGGACATTAACGATGCCGAGTCTAAATTGGTGACCGCAGTTAGCAATCACACGAATTCTCCTATAAGCAGAGTACAATTCGTAGATATGATTTCCTATGGTGTGGATGATAAGAGAACTGCGACTGAAGAAAAACGTGGGGGCGGGGGTGTTGATAAATTCGGCATGAAAGCTGCCGAGTCTGCATCATACTCTCGCATAAGCAATCACATGAACTCTTCAATAAACAGTTCACAATGGTCTGATGTGATTTCTTGTGGCAGTGGGAATAAGAGTAGCATAGCTGAAGAAGTGGAGGAAAAGCTACACCAGATTCGAGACCGACAGAAAAAGAAGAGGGAAAGATCGGTGGAACAGCCATCTGTTCTATCTTTTTTtcctgaaaaagaagttgaaaacccATATGAAATTGAATATCGCAATAAAAAGATCAAATATTTGGAGGAACGCGTGCACAAGCCATTAGTAAATACCAG ATATGTGAGAAAAGATGGTGCTTCCACTCCTCTGAAGCATCGCACACAATCAGCCAACCTTGTGACGGGTGCCTTTAGCTCCCTCCTCCCCAAGATCCTGGAGCTCCTCAATGACAAGTACGATCTGCGGATGGACATAAAAAAAAACATCGAGTCCCTCTACAAGGAGCTGGAGGGTATGCAAGCTGTCCTCCATGACTTGGCGAGGAGGGAACAGGCTCAACTGGATGCTGTGGTCATGATCTGGGCCAAGGAAGTAAGAGACCTCTCGTATAATGTGGAGGATATGATCGATTCCTTAACAGGGGAAGAGATAAGAGGCTTGTCCGAGAAGACCCCGTTCTTCTTCCTCGTGAACGACACTGACTTCATCTATGAGAACAGGGAAAAGGTCATCAATGAGATCAGGGAAAAGGTCAAAGGTGTGGCCAGCCGACGTGAGAAGTACAAGGTTGATGACCGGATTGTTGCTGCTTATCCAAAAGCCACAGATAACGTTGATCCTCCCCTGTTGGATCTGTTCCAAGAGTCGGAAGAAGTTATTGGCATCGAAGCTCAAGTGGAAGAGGTGATAAGGCAGCTGAAAGGACACGATtgggacaacaacaataacaagcTGAAGATAGTCTCCATAGTTGGAATGGCAGGATCGGGCAAGACAACTCTTGCGAAAGCAATTGCCAAAGCAGTTCCCAAAGAAGTGCTTCATGATACGGTTTTCGTTTCCGTATCTCAGGATCCCAACATGAAGAGAGTTCTCATGGACATCCTCCTTCAAATTGACGAGCGGGAGTACAGGAGTCTCACTGGATCAACGTTCGATGCAAAGCTGCTTATAAATATAATCCGGAGAGTAATTGGGAGCAAGAG GTACTTCATTGTTATTGATGATATATGGGATGTGAAGTCATGGAAATTTATAAAGGATGCTTTAGATACTCGATGTGGAAGTAGAGTAGTCATAACCACAAGGCTTTTGGAAGTTGCTGTCAATGCTGGTGATGTTTACAAGCTAAAAGCACTTTCTCATTCGCACTCTGGAGAATTGTTTAATACAAGATTATTTGGTGGCAAAGACAATGTCCCTCGTGTCGTGCCGGAG GTTTTTCCGGAGGACTATTTAATAACGGAAGAAACTTTGATCTGGAAGTGGGCAGCCGAAGGTTTAATTGTTGAGGAACCAGGAAGAGGGTTATTTGAGATTGGAGATGGATACTTCAAGGAACTCATAGATAGCAGCGTGGTCATGCCAGTGGAGGATGACTCAGATTATGGGACAATTGTTGGTTGCCGTGTCCATTACTTGGTTTTTGATATGATCTGTTCCTTATCAGCTATAGAAAATTTTGTTACCATAGAGGATGGAAGCAGTCAATACTCTCTTATTGAAAGCAAGCAGGCTCGCAGGTTAGGTATCCAAAAGTGGACCACGGAGAACGGCGACCCTCTGGCTAACATTGGCTCGAGAAGTCTGAGGTCATTTAATACCACGGGGTGTCGTTTTAGTGTGGAACTATCACTTTCAAGGTTTAAGCTCTTGCGTGTCATTGCTATCGAAGAATGCACATTGCTTGATGGCGATCTTTCTCCTCTGGGGAAGTTAATTTTGTTGAGGTACCTCGGACTATATCACACACTTATCAAGAAGCTACCGGAAGACATTGGTGAGCTAATTTATTTGCAGACACTGGACCTGAGGGGGACCAGGGTCCATGGATTGCCCTGGGAAGTTACTCAGATAAGTCAGCTCAAGTGCCTGCGAGCTGATGGAGACACAGCAATGCCTTACGGGATGGGAAAACTTACATCCTTAGAAGAGCTGCGGCTGGGCGCGATTGACACGTCGGCAGACTTTGTGGATGGGTTGGGCAGACTGACagagctgagggagctcgagattCGGATTAACCAGTTGGATGTGAACGAGGCGGGAGCTTTGGTGCAGTCTCTGAAAAAACTAGAGAAAATCCAAGTCCTAAGACTTGTGGGATTTCCTTGGCCACCATCTCGTGTTGACGAGCTCAACTGGGGAAACTTTGATCCGCCTCAACAACTCCGTGAGTTGCATCTAAGCATCCCATCCACTCGGCTGCCGGCGTGGGTTCACGTCTCCCGTGTTCCAATGCTCTCACACTTAGTTGTGAGCCTCAAGTCTAAGGAGGATCAGGATTTGGATATTCTTGGTGCTTTGCCAGAGCTCAGTAGTCTGCAGCTGGTGCTGCCGTCGAAAGTGGTCCTCAGCATCACTGGTCGTTCCGGTGCATTCCCGAGGTTGAGGTACTTTCGCACGTCTGTACCAGCCAAGTTTCTAAGAGGCGCTATGCCCACACTGGAATTCCTTCACTTTGATGCCAATTTTGACTTTGATCCTGACTTTGCTGCATCAACGTTGGGGAACCTGCCTTCACTTCAGAAAGTGGAAGTGGAAATAACATCCAATGCTCTCTCCTTTGAGTCGATGAATGAGGTGATGAAGCGTGCAGTGGACCAACATCGAAACCATCCCAGCCTTCGTGTCATCAAAGTAGATCAT GTGCATGCAGGGTTTTTAGAACAATTCAAGTGGCCCGCCACCCGGCACATAGCGGTGATCCTGGGAGGCAGCTCATCACGAGTCACGACACAACATTGGCAGAGTTGA